The Symphalangus syndactylus isolate Jambi chromosome 1, NHGRI_mSymSyn1-v2.1_pri, whole genome shotgun sequence DNA segment AAGAAAGATGCTTACATATAAAATAGGATAAGCCTTATGCATAATCGATACTACCTAATGTCAGTAATTTAATGTGCCATCATtcaagaaaataatgacaatttcaGTTTGATTATCATTTTCCATGCCATGTGCTAGGGGAAGAGACAGTTATAGATAAAATTGAACTCTAAATCTCACTGTTCTCATTAAACGCCAAGGAATGCTGATTCACTTATAACCATTGCTctgtttttatcttatttaagtttaattaatttataCTTTGTATAATTCAGTGTTTGAGAAATTTGGGATTGTCATACAAAGGGATGGTAGTGTTATAAGTTACAAAATATCGGTACCTTGTtgctcttctgtttttgttttattttctctaatatatgtatattcttttaCTACTGTTCCATAATTGGGATGAAAATTATTAATGAGTTTGTGGCAATGGCAAATACCATTTCACAATCAGTTTCCTACAATTGAGTGAACCGCTGAGTCCCTAAATGTTTGCTGCTTGAATTCTGAGTAAAGATCTACTTAGAATTCCAGTAAAAATTGATGCTCTGGAAAGCctcaaaatgacaataaaaaataatgaagttagTACTGATCCATCATATTGTAGTTGTCTCATGTTATCTGGGAAAACAAAGATAGGTCAGAGTCATTAAGCATTCCCCCATATCTGATTCAGGaccattttcatctttttatttcattaatgaaAAACTACTGAAATGAAGGAATTTCTACCACACTTTATGCTTTTCCTGTGGGGATGTGTTTGTACCTGAAGTTAGTGTGAAATATACATTTAACTCATACCCAGAACGGTTGGAAAGTAATTCAATCTATCCAACCTATAGCAACTGCTAGCTCTATTAGGCTTTTCAAAAGGCTCATATCTCCAGCTCTGCTTCTTTAATGTATATTATTGGTCATTTGATTTTTCAGATGAAATCCCCACAGTGGTGGGGATCTTCAGTGCATTTGGCCTGGTCTTCACAGTCTCTCTCTTTGCATGGATCTGCTGTCAGAGAAAATCATCCAAGTCTAACAAGACTCCTCCATACAAGTTTGTGCATGTGCTTAAGGGAGTTGATATTTACCCTGAAAACCTAAATAGCAAAAAGAAATTTGGAGCAGATGATAAAAATGAAGTAAAGAATAAGCCAGCTGTGCCAAAGAATTCATTGCATCTGGATCTTGAAAAGAGAGATCTCAATGGCAATTTTCCCAAAACCAACCTCAAACCTGGCAGTCCTTCTGATCTGGAGAATGCAACCCCGAAGCTCTTTTTAGAAGGGGAAAAAGAGTCAGTTTCCCCTGAGAGTTTAAAGTCCAGCACTTCCCTTACTTCAGAAGAGAAACAAGAGAAGCTGGGAACTCTCTTCTTCTCCTTAGAGTACAACTTCGAGAAAAAAGCATTTGTGGTCAATATCAAGGAAGCCCGTGGCTTGCCAGCCATGGATGAGCAGTCAATGACCTCTGACCCATATATCAAAATGACGATCCTCCCAGAGAAGAAGCATAAAGTGAAAACTAGAGTGCTGAGAAAAACCTTGGATCCAGCTTTTGATGAGACCTTTACATTCTATGGGATCCCCTACACCCAAATCCAAGAATTGGCCTTGCACTTCACAATTTTGAGTTTTGACAGGTTTTCAAGAGATGATATCATTGGGGAAGTTCTAATTCCTCTCTCGGGAATTGAATTATCTGGAGGAAAAATGTTAATGAACAGAGAGATCATCAAGAGAAATGTTAGGGTAATTTATTTTCAGTGCTTAAAGTATTTATAAACAATCTTTTATGTAGCTTTTTGGTGTCTAAGGAATTTTCATTAATATGATGAGCTTGTACGTATCATCCTTACCatgtttaattattattaattataatctAATGGAGATCAAGGGAATAgaatagatgaaataaaatttaatccaTAACTGAAATACTCAAAGTGttttaatgatataaaataaataggcaTTCTTTGTGGATATTTAGATATCACTTATGTAAATACTTTTGTTAATCTCTATCATAAATATTTTGACAGACACTGCTACTTTAAAATACAGGTGAATATTTCTTATTCATAAGCAAGTTAAAGAAGAGATTTCAAGGTCAACataattgaatttaaaattaaatcaatTCTTCCTGAAGATTTGGAAATTGTATTGACTTTCCGTGGAACTGCCTTTCAAGGAGGAGGCATCACGTCATTTTCAATTATAAATGCTCATCTCTAAATTGTATAGTAGGAAATGAGTTCCACTATTTTTGTAGTTATACTACTCTGATAGTTCTGggtttattagaaaataataagaCATCAATGAAACAAATTTAACCCCATTTTCACTTTAAATTTGGAACTCGATTTCAAGAGTGGTATTTCAGAATAACTTCTCtctataacagaatgatttataaaaatcaataaacatactaatttgtgttttttaaacaaCATAGTGTTTCAGAGCTGAAAACCTGAGAGCTCATTTTGACTGTCTCCTCTCCTATTGAAATTAATGAAGGTCAAGGTTCAGAGACATTCCACAGCTTGTTTGAGACACCCGGCTGGTTTAGTGGCACAGTGGGAATAAGGATCTTTTTTCTACTCTTATTCTCCTTAGAGTGCCTACTTATACAGCTGTCCCatattagtttttgtataaatatattgCAGTTTTAGTTTTGTGTCAGCCATCACTCTTAGTTGCAAACAAACACCAAGTTAATATGTTGTTACTTTCAGTCAAAACTTTTACTTGAATTATTGGATCTCTTatctattgtctttaaagtacAAATGAAATCAAGTAGCATGCAAAGAAGGACGCTATGACTCTGTCCAAAAACAATGCTCTCCAATACTTAAAATCAATTCATTCCTTGGCTTAAATGGAAACTTGCTGTTGTGAAAGAGGCAGAGAATTTTAACTCCATTATCCCCCTGGGCCAGGAATGTAGTTGGGATCAGAGTAATTCTCACTGGGTCTGAGTTCAAATTTCGATATGTCTGTGCTAAAGAATTCGAAATCAAATCAAACTTACCTAATTTTTTGCATGAGTATGTGTAGTCATTTGACCCAACACATACTCATGCAAAGAATTAGATAAGCTTCATTACTACTAATAACTTTGAAAAATAGAGAtgttattaaaaactaaaagcCAAAAATAATCCTGTGtaagatataatttaaatatactttaaacattttcaagtaATGGGTGTGGCCAATTTATTGCTAATTTTAACTTCCTGTAGTACCAAACAAGACCACAAGATGGCAGGCAGTGGTTTTTCAAGCAGAGATGGTACTGCACGAAAGCTTTTAGTTATTCTTCAATTCcttagaatattaaaataaaaataagattacatTTAAATGACGATGCTATTTAAACTTTAATGAAAGTACAAACTTCGAAGTTAAAAACATAGAAATACTTatatcacatttctttttctgcagaAGTCTTCAGGACGGGGTGAGTTACTGATCTCTCTCTGCTATCAGTCCACCACAAACACTCTAACTGTGGTTGTCTTAAAAGCTCGACATCTGCCTAAATCTGATGTGTCCGGACTTTCAGGTAACAATTCTTCTGAAATATTCAGGTTCACTGTATGAGTGGAATGTATTTTACTGCAAATGAGCCCACCTACTCTTACTCTTCTGTTTTTTCTCTAATATCTTATGTATCTACTATAAAAGTTAGCTTTTAGTTTTGTGACTAGCTTtacaaaaaacgaaacaaaacaccAATTTTTTGTTGTATAGCACAATGAGAAACAAAATAAGCTACAGTTTAAAattacctgagttcaaatcctaacCCTTCCATTCATTAGCAAAATATGATTGGGTATGTTTCTTAAACTGTACAAACTGGACATAATGCTACTCATCCTGAGGGGCCTTGTGAGAACTAGAAATACATACTTCTTCAAATATcatctatcattattattattatttaatgctGGGAACTGAAAACATAGTCTTAAAAGATCAGATTATGAAGCTAAAATTAACTCATATGCTGCCACCAGAAAAaggcaaaagtaattgtgataaAATAGCATGAACTTAAAATCTACATACTAACAATGACACAGAGAAGCTCAACACTAGGAAACAGAAAGCAAATCCAGCCTGCGACTAAAGAAATTCATAAAAGTTAAGACTAAAAAGAGCATTGCCATTGTGGACTCTAAATCCTCATTCGACGGAAAACACAGCCAAAAGTCAGGGAAATAGACTCACACAAAGTCATACACGTCAGTAAAGCTAGATGTtgtctaatatatattttttccttctatccTATTCTCTGGAGTAAGTTAATAGTAATCAGAATAGGTCCATAgaacattctattttctttccttctgtgttACCTCTTTTCCTATCATTAATGTTTTCCCTTATTCTCTAATTTAgaacttttttctcttattttccataTTCTTCCTTATTTTCAATTCTGTTGACAAGAGAAATGTCAGGTTTTATCCATATTTTTCCGTTGTTTTGACTTATTTTCCTGGTAACCACACGTGATTGGCATGCCACGATCTCTAAGGGCACTGTTATCTTGATATCAGCTCTCCAGCCCAGTTATGCCATTGTAATGCCTGTTATGTTCCACTGCAGATCCCTATGTCAAAGTGAACCTGTACCATGCCAAAAAGAGAATCTCCAAGAAGAAGACTCATGTGAAGAAATGCACCCCCAATGCAGTGTTCAATGAGCTGTTTGTCTTTGATATTCCTTGTGAGGGCCTTGAAGATATAAGTGTTGAATTTTTGGTTTTGGATTCTGAAAGGGGGTCCCGAAATGAGGTAATCGGGCAGTTAGTCTTGGGTGCAGCAGCAGAAGGAACTGGTGGAGAGCACTGGAAAGAGATCTGTGACTACCCCAGGAGACAAATTGCCAAGTGGCACGTGCTCTGTGATGGTTAGCATCCTAGCCGTGAGTTGGAACTTAAAGGTTTTTACTAGGCAAggagaaattttctttctttcgatGTTGGATTGCAAGCTTGGGAAATCaagctatcttttttttgttgttgttgttgctagaAATGGATTGAATTAGTAGGCCAGAAAGTAACTTCAAATGTGTATCATGATAATTTCCCTATTTATTAGAAGAGTTGGATAAATTTTCATAAGATATTCAATATCTCCTTCAGATTACCAGCGATATAACTAGGAATAGTCAGATATTTTATGAATACTGTGCCAGAATCCCAAATTATAAATGTGACAATCTCATTGGAACATGTCACAAAAAGTTAATGTGATTAAGATTTAAAAACGAGAAGTATGCTTTGCCTTGTgaaaatttatccatttatcttcaGGTTGGGGaaatcaatttttctttaaatccaaAGATACTAAAGAAATGTCCTCcagtttgtatttattaattatgTCATGTGCAAATGGTTGTCCTGCATATAAAAATATCTGGTCATTTTAGTTTGGTTTGTAATTATTTGATGCAATTTTATCATAAGAGTAACTTAGATTCATTTCAAAAGGACAGTGAACAAGCTgagaaattattttatcaaaGGGCTGAGTTGAGAACACTGTGgctgaaatataatttttctcccCCCTAAGGTTACATGTGAgtcaaaattttgtaaaatataaccTCACATAAGAACCATGGCCTTGGATTATTCACTGCCTGTCACAAGCCTCAGTGTGGCCTGAGAAATCCCTATGTACCTTCGTGAAATTGTTGAATTAGTtagtgaataaagaaataaacttcAACTAGAAATCCAGTTAGAAGCGCAATTTTCTTATAGGAAATAGGTATAGTGTGCAAGTGTACTTTTAAGGCCATCGTTTGTACCCAGAGTCGGCATGGCCACCTAAGTCTTCATTTAACTTATTGTCCCCCAGAAAAGATTACAATGCTACTTGAAAAGACTGTGAAGATTTTTTACATTGCCAGATAAAAAGTGTTACTTAACCAACAAACAAATGTAAGACTACAAAATCGTTCAAGAGCAATtctaatataatttacatatgttCACGCAAAATGTACTTAGGCTGTCAAATTAGCACAACAAAGAATGTGTTTCACTATCTTTTCTAGGCTAATTTGTCTTGAGCTGTTGTCTATAGAGCAGTTTACAGACTTGTGTCTTGTATCATTTTCCAGTGCCAGGGTTCTGAAATTCATTCAGAACCTGTTAGATTAAAGCTGCACCCTGTGATTATTTGAAAAGAACTAACTTGAGAGTAATGTCACTATATTTGAGTTCTTAGAGAAGTATGAGTGGAACTTGAGTACAGTTGAattattaaatatgcaagttaGAAATTAAGTCTactgaaaaatttacattttgagtCAGGTTTTGTGTCAGTACTTTAGCAGTTTTTGAGAATGTGTTTGATATCACAGTGTTTgtaaattctatgaaaaatgcaTTTTCCAAACAACTTATTCATGCTTTTTATGACTATGCCTAatgtaaagaaaatgtattacattCTGTATGtacaaagattaaaaatcaaCCTCTTTTTTGTGCTTTAAAATGACTTTGGGATTAAAAAAGCATATTTCCTAAACATTGTCTTCATTCCACTACAAAGTCACCTCACAGCATCTTGCTCCACTCGGCATTTCTGTGAAAGCAACATGAATTGAACTGTAGTAGGTGTGTAGTTTGGGGAAGTCAAATGGCCATTATATGTATGTGCATTTGGTATCATGGGCCATGGAACAGAATATATTTTGGACCTCTGAAAAGTTGTAAGGGGCCAATTCTAAGTATTCTTCACAGCAGCCAGAAGTTAATGGTGGTAGCAGCTGAGGTATGGTTGTTGGatgagggtgatttttttttttaacatggaacAATGAAACCAAcaacaaacacttttaaaattaaaatggataatttgtaaatagtttttagcttttaaaatttaaagtgtttttgAGTGTGAAAAGTTGAGTAAAACTATTTGCAACtggttttaagaaaagaaagaaaagaaacaacaaggGAATTGAAACAGGCAGGGAGATCTTAATATCTAATTTCATCATTTCTGAAAATGTACTGTTTTAGAATGTATTACAATATCAATGTGAATATCTTGAATCCTGTTACAAATCCTGCACTGTATTAAACATGTAAATTAATTGTTTGTCTGATTAGCCAATCTCACCACCCAAATGGGGAGGTATACATGTTTGAAGAACTGTGTAACTCAGTAATTGATTTGTTCTGATGTTGTAACTCAATAGAAGTGTTTTGGAAGGAAGCATGGTGTACGAGACAGTGTCTGTTCTTTTGTGCCAGCTCTGTGTGATGTTTGTAAGACCATGTTTGTAAGACATGAATAAATTGCTGCTTTTGCCCAATCCATTTCAATGCAGACTTTCTGCCAATGGACTCTGTAATAAGGCTTCTCTTATTGCTGACTGAATTTTCAAGTTTCCCTAGTGGATCTCCTTGCATAGGTTAGGGACCATTAATTACTGAGCACCAGAATCTTTAatacacctttttaaaaaaatcttcataacAATCACCTGGAGCAGATATCATTATCCTTATTATACAGAAGCAAAACTTGAGGATCAGGGAGCATAGGCAGTGGAATCAAGTAGGAAGGAATAGTATTCAAGAGGATTTCATGGCCTGCCCTGCCTTTccctccataccattccactctcCTCAAGGGGACCTTATCAACTGCCTTTGCTAGATGTTTAGGCTCATTCTCacattctttgacttttttctaaatttgattcACTTTTCTatgtttcatttacttttctctcCAGTATTTTCAGCCACCATTCTTTATTTACTcttatattttttcctctatctcatttcttattttaacatCTTTCATTACCTATTTCATATCACTGCTtttgtattcctttttcttttttttcacatcCTGAGAAATATTTGGTTAATAAAATGATGAGGACCTggatgtcttatttttttcttaaagaaggaGGGAAAAACAGACCAGAACATCTATAATATATTAGATTACCATTACACACTAGCTAAGGTAAATGGGAACAACAGGACCCACCACCTGGAGAATCAGACATTTTTCGTAGCTCTAGTCTCTACAGAAATATTCTATGGTAATCACATGTTGAAAAAAATGGTCTtgcaaatggaataaaattggaatttactgctaatttattttgtttcaaattgTATTAATTATAGTAAGAGTGTACACAGTTATGTTAAAAGAGTCATTACATTTTAGAATTCAAATATATTGTAAGAAAACGTACCTGCCAAAAGCAACTAGAGATATGAAGGAGATTTTCTAAGGAAactggtcattagggaaatgctaactaaaaccacaataagataccctGCACACCAATTATAGTAACACAAATTAAAGTTTTGAAAATGCCAAGGGCTGACAAGGTTATGGAGGAAATGGACCCCCTGTACGCTGCTAAAAGGAATATAATATGTCCAACTGCTTTGGGAAGTAAATTGTAATTTTCATAAGAAGTTAAAAATTTGCCTATTACATGACTCAGTCATTTTGCTCCTAAGTATTTACTTAAGACAAATGAATGCATACGTTTACACAAAGACTTGCACATGAgttttcatagcagctttatttttaatagttaaaaaaacTGGAATCAAGCCATATgttcatcaacaggtgaatgaacaagtaaattgtggtatatttacacaatggaatacttctCAGCAATAAAAGCTAATGACCCCTTGATACATACAACAAGTACCAAAATATCCATACAACAAGTACCAAAGTATACCAAACTGTATGCTTTAAATGTGTGcagtttattatatataaattaaacctcaataaagctttttaatggGAAATTGAAGTCAACtataaccaaaccaaaaaaagaaaacaatactaGTATCACTGTCAAAAAAAGATTCcccaaaattaataatattatataacatattttaagaGCAGTTCTTTTTGTTCTTAAGGTACCTTATCCTAAGAATGTTTAAATAGAggattgctggcaagatggccaaataggaacagctccagtctccagctcccagtgagatcaacacagaaggtgggtgatttctgcatttgcaactgaggtacccagttcattgcattgggactggttggacagtgggtgcagcccacgcagggtgagccaaagcagggtggggcatcgcctcacccaagAAGCGCAAGGAGTCAGGAAATTCCCTCCCCTACCTAAGAGAAGTGGTGAGGAATGGTGCACTGAGCCTAGATACCACGCTGTTCCCACAGTCTTTgaaacccacagaccaggagattccctccagtgcctacaccaccagggccctgggtttcaagcacaaaactgggggcttcaggaatttttatttcataccccagtggtgcctggaacaccagAGAGACAGAATCGtttactcccctggaaagggggctgaagccaaggGGACAAGTAGTCTGGCTTGGTGGGTCCCACCCTCTGAGAGCCCAGCAAgataagatccactggcttgaaattctcactgccagcacagcagtctgaggtggACCTGGGATGCTCAAGTTTAGGTGGCAGGGGGGAGGGGAGTctaccattgctgaggcttgagtaggtagttttttttttttttattgtactttaagttttagggtacgtgtgcacaatgtgcaggtttgttacatatgtatccatgtgccatattggtgtgctgcacccattaactcgtcattcagtattaggtgtatctcctaatgctatcccttcccactTCCCgtaccccacaactgtccccggagtgtgatgttccccttcctgtgtccatgtgttctcattgttcaattcccacctatgagtgagaacatgtggtgtttggttttttgacattgtgatagtttactgagaatgatgatttctagtttcatccatgtccttacaaaggacatgaactcatcattttttatggctgcatagtattccatggtgtatatgtgccacattttcttaatccagtctatcgttgttggacatttgggttggttccaagtctttgctattgtgaatagtgctgcaataaacatacgtgtgcatgtgtctttatagcagcatgatttatagtcctttgggtatatacccagtaatgggatggctgggtcaaatggtatttctagtttttcattACATGGCGATAGtagaaacttaagaaaaaaatgtcagttaAAAAACCACAAATTTTGTGTTAAGACAGTAGGAAAGGAAAATGTTAAGTattaagacagaaaggaaaatgtttctCTTACAGAAGCTTTTACCTGAGATATCAAAAATTTCTTTTGGATTTCATCCCAACCAATTATAATCTGCTGAAGTTTAtattgaaaccaatgagaacgaaGACACAATGTATCATAATctgtgggacacagccaaagcagtgttcagagggaaatttattgtgctaaattcccacaagagaaagcaggaaaaatctaaaattgacaccctaacatcacaattaaaagaactagagaggcaagaacaaacaaattcaaaagctagcagaagacaagaaataactaagatcagagcagaactgaaggagatagagacatgaaaaacccttcaaaaaatcaatgaatccaggacttggttttttgaaaatatcaacaaaatagatagacaactagccagactaataaagaagaaaagagaggagaatcaaatagacacaataaaaatgataaaggggatatcaccactgatcccacataaatacaaactaccatcagagaatactataaacacctctttgaaaataaactagaaaatctagaagaaatggacaaattcctttgaggcagtaattaacagcctaccaggAAGAAcatgtccaggaccagaaggattcacagccagattctgccagaggtacaaagaggagctggtaccagtccttctgaaactattccaaacaatagaaaaacagagaatgattttatgaggccagcatcatcctgataccaaaacctggtagagacacaacaaaaaaagaatatttcaggacaatatccctgatgaatattgatgtaaaaatcctcaataaaatactaggaaaccaaatccagcagcacatcaaaaaccttatccaccactatcaagttggcttcatccctgggatgcaaggttggttcaacatatgcaaatcaataaacataatccatcacataaagagaaccaatgacaaaaaacacatgattatctcaatagatgcagaaaaggcctttgacaaaattcaacacccttcatgctaaaaattctcaataaactaagtattcaTGGAAcacatcttaaaataataagagctatttatgacaaacacatGGCCAAtgtcatactaaatgggcaaaagctggaagcattccctttgaaaaccagcacaagacaaggatgccctctctcaccactcctatttgacgtagtattggaagttctggccagggcaatcacacaagagaaagaaataaagggtattcaaacaggaaaagaggaagtcaaatggtctctgtttgcagatgacatgattgtatatttggaataccccatcgtctcagcccaaaatctccttcagctgacaagcaatttcagcaaagtctcaggatacaaaatcaatgtgcaaaaatcacaagcattcctataccccaataatagagagccaaatcatgagtaaactgccattcacaattgctacaaagagaataaaatacctaggaatactacttacaagggatgtgaaggacctcttcaaggagcactacaaaccactgctcaaggaaataagagagcacacaaataaatggaaaaacatttcatactcatggataggaagaatcaagatcgtgaaaatggccacactgcccaaagtaatttatagagtcagtgctatccccatcaagctaccattgattttgatcacataattagaaaaaagctactttaaattttatatggaaccaaaaaagagcctgcatagccaagacaatcctaattaaaaagaacaaactggagacatcacactacctgacttcaaactatactacaaggctacagtaacgaaaacagcatggtactggaaccaaaatagatacatagaccaatggaacagaacagaggcctcagaaataatgccacacatctacaaccatctgatctttgacaaacctgacaaaaacaagcaataaggattccctatttaataaattgtgttgggaaaactagctagccatatgcagaaaactgaaactagacacCTTTCTtacacctgatacaaaaattaactcaacatgattaaagacttaaatgtaagacctaaaaccataaaaaccctagcgGAAAACTCAAAGGCATGGCAAagccttcatgactaaaacaccaaaagcaatggcaacaaaaaccaaaatttgacaagtgggatctaattaaactaaagagcttccttacagcaaaagaaactatcatcagagtgaacaggcaacctacaaaatgggagaaaatttttgcaatctatccatctgacaaagggctaatatccggcaTCTACAAagatcttaaaaaaatttacaagaataaaacaaccccatcaaaaagtgggtgaaggagatgaacaggcacttctcaaaggaatacatttatgcagccaacaaacatatgaaaaaaaaaacttatcatcactggtcattagagaaatgcacatcaaaaccacaatgagataccgtcttatgccagttagaatggtgatcattaaaaagtcaggaaacaaaagatactgggtgagag contains these protein-coding regions:
- the SYT4 gene encoding synaptotagmin-4, which translates into the protein MAPITTSREEFDEIPTVVGIFSAFGLVFTVSLFAWICCQRKSSKSNKTPPYKFVHVLKGVDIYPENLNSKKKFGADDKNEVKNKPAVPKNSLHLDLEKRDLNGNFPKTNLKPGSPSDLENATPKLFLEGEKESVSPESLKSSTSLTSEEKQEKLGTLFFSLEYNFEKKAFVVNIKEARGLPAMDEQSMTSDPYIKMTILPEKKHKVKTRVLRKTLDPAFDETFTFYGIPYTQIQELALHFTILSFDRFSRDDIIGEVLIPLSGIELSGGKMLMNREIIKRNVRKSSGRGELLISLCYQSTTNTLTVVVLKARHLPKSDVSGLSDPYVKVNLYHAKKRISKKKTHVKKCTPNAVFNELFVFDIPCEGLEDISVEFLVLDSERGSRNEVIGQLVLGAAAEGTGGEHWKEICDYPRRQIAKWHVLCDG